In Ostrea edulis chromosome 6, xbOstEdul1.1, whole genome shotgun sequence, a single window of DNA contains:
- the LOC125645798 gene encoding uncharacterized protein LOC125645798 isoform X2, translating to MDPSGGGRNVMPHDSGLYGQQTALASAGIYNPMMMSNSGSNVEGLSVQCDIVNSPVNVLPSMGTFIGQPTYSNCLTMQGQQSPHIARLGMQNISAYPNIAQSVCVPSNNTLPSFGHCFLTPSFNQQQTHLPQQLFNTNQERISSGFHVLSHQIPSMAVPVSSAANSVQTPSSAMIDTSAYIPKPSINQSICAPFSSPECLLSPNVYNVISSTPQKAYPQQKSCESIEENVVSSTCESLTSSLVPLSPAVDVISQNTTDLMKGIDQSTNLKSSERVTEHLTVVGDAEIASDKVKEQISDPKVDQTQNLFKEEKSQVVVPLGWKREKKDGAIVYISPSNVSLCSVEEVTQYLLSDSTCKCGLECPVIVNKTFNFDISVESKSWRLEQTKSSEDLMNLCNHRRKIISMATFHNSTLTASEEVTSPVTHNSTLTASEEVASHVTHSSKSTDKGKTKKKRNRPSNFGTPYDRVRVADLIAERDRLRSEEEILARQTSQDSSIGSLGVQAPLDQGKSPSPLNSKSGLMSPTLPPSNTVQPLIQAVSDTGQIYPQHLSSMQSAGILPETYTQTMTDAMNAKSSSIQLPIQSPAYYSTGNIHSQQVGNLPPLGSPPIGPQSFNMFSHVGFGIPYMDKRGNSSYPMPYTKPSMYRFTNPALSDLIDPASWSEKKKTRSKKPRVKKDKKKTTSVFESNTPPPNVDVSVLKDQGHGPIPKVKCSSPSSQFLENTTGFLSDQTIMSKSSLASGSRDSKDNPSTPRVSGAYPIPSSPTFGNASDNLDISANVVVHTSQPERPDLSISISDTTMRALSMSDNTFTEDRCHSLSPSDSNGECLAETMMPTSIVHHTGKTEIPKVEVKVSDTTKTSDIANLQTLPMQTPSNNNSKQSDGTVLPNFSTIQQLLGYNISNQFPASKMLSAAARAQMAQKTVLPTELNSIQVTQQLLSSFQKTFMDKPGAIVTSEQEALKLLAQNATVVSSPLSETLPESQHSNANPGGVKVANTNSTFSVDSQIPSVMLQPGSQPQISIAVSNVLTVMNTTQQTSQILNSHNAPLLSTQTTPIVSAQLFSHQPGVVSSQSGHIAVSQPTVVHTQSAQLAGTQQTPIIYTQATSILTTQTTPIIHTQTTPIINTQATSIMNNQNSPFLSAVGNINQNAVMFPNPALNCAQNNSVFNPVMNPSSLMMPGNLTYAPDQCMPANFNFSGVGNQQIVGNNSNVCIKPLGQFINMDTNQIKQALPTQSCDLSQGNLQPGIQNPPGQLLVLPNLQMPLVQVFGNGQKNGAADINSVLSQLQTNLAPMFNAQQVWNNLTTGSNLTAMQLQTLQLQQQLLQQIQQLQGMQSLISQFSANDGSKLPPHFQMEVDRKDSNALSMVTMVNDVSTTTQSPPLQSQENDEDPNLELSSEVTSTHAGNTESENVDSTESEASQSAETEVKRSDTEMYVDSEVSSEKESERQQAALENMAVVDEDMESSDTQHSSMEQESDSVSTRFSKKYDEQYSQQCTDGGDMRINSSTETKIETVHPNETDSDTSIITETFGKERLKRNKRESVAEVECAFEKKNDEDTEKKVISYKEQNVFISDDCVCVPDSSQTGENCGKQSFDTPWVTSSTKHSKNIAESMTDSQTARREVVVHFRGYQLT from the exons ATGGACCCTTCAGGTGGAGGACGAAATGTTATGCCTCATGATTCAGGGCTGTATGGCCAACAGACAGCACTGGCCAGTGCAGGGATTTACAATCCAATGATGATGAGTAATTCTGGCTCTAATGTGGAGGGGTTATCGGTGCAGTGTGATATTGTAAATTCTCCAGTGAATGTCCTGCCCTCTATGGGAACGTTCATAGGTCAGCCCACTTATTCTAACTGTCTGACAATGCAAGGGCAACAGTCTCCACATATTGCAAGATTAGGAATGCAAAATATCTCTGCTTACCCCAACATAGCCCAGAGTGTTTGTGTTCCTTCAAATAACACACTACCAAGTTTTGGACATTGCTTTTTAACCCCTTCTTTTAATCAACAACAAACCCATCTGCCTCAACAACTGTTTAACACAAATCAAGAGAGAATTTCGAGTGGATTTCATGTCTTATCACACCAGATTCCAAGTATGGCTGTTCCTGTGTCATCAGCTGCAAATTCAGTTCAAACTCCGAGTAGTGCTATGATAGATACTAGTGCTTATATTCCAAAACCCAGCATTAATCAAAGCATTTGTGCTCCATTTTCCAGTCCAGAGTGTTTGTTAAGTCCAAATGTTTACAATGTGATCTCAAGTACTCCACAGAAAGCATATCCTCAACAGAAATCTTGTGAGTCAATTGAGGAAAATGTTGTTTCTTCAACATGTGAGAGTTTGACTTCCTCTTTGGTACCATTGTCACCTGCAGTGGATGTTATATCTCAAAACACGACTGACCTGATGAAAGGCATAGATCAGAGTACGAATTTGAAATCAAGTGAAAGAGTGACGGAGCATTTAACTGTGGTGGGGGATGCTGAAATTGCAAGTGACAAAGTTAAAGAACAGATATCTGATCCTAAAGTAGATCAGactcaaaatcttttcaaagaagaaaaatctcAGGTTGTGGTCCCTTTGGGCtggaagagagagaaaaaagatgGTGCTATTGTATATATTAG TCCAAGTAATGTGTCGTTGTGTTCAGTGGAAGAGGTCACTCAATATTTACTGTCAGACTCCACATGTAAGTGTGGACTGGAGTGTCCGGTGATAGTCAATAAGACATTTAACTTTGACATATCAGTGGAGTCGAAGTCTTGGCGCCTGGAACAAACAAAGTCGTCAGAAGATCTGATGAATCTCTGTAACCATCGACGTAAAATCATCAGCATGGCTACATTCCACAATTCCACACTGACTGCTTCCGAAGAAGTGACAAGTCCTGTAACCCACAATTCCACACTGACTGCTTCCGAAGAAGTGGCAAGTCATGTTACCCACAGCTCCAAGTCAACAGACA AAGGAAAGACCAAGAAGAAACGAAATCGACCTAGTAATTTTGGCACTCCCTATGACAGAGTCCGTGTGGCTGACCTGATTGCAGAGAGAGACAGACTGAGATCGGAGGAGGAAATTCTGGCTAGACAAACCTCTCAAGATTCCAGTATAGGTTCACTTGGTGTTCAGGCCCCACTTGACCAGGGAAAATCGCCATCTCCTCTCAACTCAAAGTCAGGCCTAATGTCTCCAACATTACCTCCTTCAAACACTGTTCAGCCTCTGATACAGGCTGTTTCAGATACAGGACAAATTTATCCACAGCATTTATCCTCCATGCAGTCAGCTGGTATTTTACCCGagacatatacacaaacaatgaCTGATGCAATGAATGCAAAAAGCAGCAGTATTCAGTTACCTATTCAGTCTCCAGCATACTACAGCACAGGGAATATTCACTCCCAACAAGTTGGAAATCTCCCTCCATTAGGAAGCCCTCCCATAGGACCCCAGAGTTTTAACATGTTTTCACATGTTGGCTTTGGAATACCGTACATGGACAAGAGAGGTAACTCTTCCTATCCCATGCCCTACACCAAACCTTCAATGTATAGATTCACAAATCCTGCACTGTCAGACCTCATTGATCCCGCTTCATGGtcagaaaagaagaaaacaagaTCCAAAAAACCACGAGTGAAGaaagataaaaagaaaactacatCAGTGTTTGAGAGCAACACTCCACCCCCAAATGTGGATGTGAGTGTGCTCAAAGATCAAGGGCATGGACCCATACCCAAGGTCAAATGTTCTTCTCCCTCCAGTCAGTTTCTTGAAAATACCACAGGGTTTCTATCTGATCAGACAATTATGTCTAAGAGCTCTCTAGCTTCTGGTTCCCGGGATTCCAAAGACAACCCCAGCACACCAAGAGTTTCCGGTGCTTATCCTATTCCATCTTCACCCACATTTGGAAATGCCAGCGACAATCTTGACATTAGTGCTAATGTGGTGGTTCACACTTCGCAACCTGAGAGACCTGATCTAAGTATCTCGATCTCGGACACTACCATGAGAGCTTTGTCCATGAGTGATAACACTTTCACTGAAGACCGGTGCCATTCGCTGTCGCCAAGTGACTCCAATGGAGAGTGTTTAGCAGAGACTATGATGCCAACTTCCATTGTTCATCACACTGGAAAAACGGAGATTCCCAAGGTAGAAGTCAAAGTGTCGGATACCACCAAAACATCAGATATAGCAAATCTTCAAACTTTGCCAATGCAGACGCCAAGCAATAATAATTCTAAGCAGAGTGATGGGACAGTATTACCCAATTTCAGCACTATACAACAGTTATTAGGTTATAATATTTCTAATCAGTTTCCTGCCAGCAAAATGTTGTCTGCAGCAGCTCGAGCTCAAATGGCACAAAAGACTGTACTGCCAACAGAACTGAATAGCATTCAAGTAACCCAACAATTGCTTTCATCATTTCAGAAGACTTTTATGGATAAACCTGGAGCCATAGTAACAAGTGAACAGGAGGCACTGAAACTTCTTGCCCAAAATGCAACAGTAGTCTCTTCACCTTTGTCAGAAACTTTACCAGAGTCTCAGCATAGTAACGCAAATCCTGGAGGTGTAAAAGTAGCAAATACAAATTCTACATTTTCTGTGGATTCCCAAATCCCAAGTGTAATGTTGCAACCGGGATCACAACCACAAATTAGTATAGCAGTCTCAAATGTCCTCACTGTTATGAATACTACCCAGCAAACATCACAGATCCTAAATTCCCATAATGCACCACTGCTTAGTACACAAACGACACCTATTGTGTCTGCACAATTGTTTTCTCATCAGCCTGGTGTAGTGAGTTCCCAGTCTGGCCATATAGCAGTATCACAACCTACTGTGGTGCACACTCAAAGTGCTCAGCTTGCAGGAACCCAGCAAACTCCTATTATTTACACCCAGGCCACATCAATACTTACAACTCAGACTACACCAATTATACACACGCAGACTACACCAATTATCAACACACAGGCAACTTCAATCATGAACAATCAGAATTCACCATTCCTGTCTGCTGTTGGAAATATTAATCAAAATGCTGTTATGTTTCCAAATCCAGCTTTGAACTGTGCACAGAATAATTCAGTGTTTAACCCAGTGATGAATCCTTCCTCCCTGATGATGCCAGGAAACCTGACTTATGCACCAGATCAATGCATGCCTGCTAACTTTAACTTTAGTGGAGTTGGAAATCAGCAAATTGTGGGAAATAACTCTAATGTTTGCATCAAACCTTTGGGGCAATTTATCAATATGGATACGAATCAGATAAAGCAGGCATTACCAACGCAGTCCTGTGATCTCTCTCAGGGCAATCTGCAGCCAGGAATACAGAACCCTCCAGGTCAACTACTGGTCTTACCAAACCTCCAAATGCCTCTTGTTCAAGTGTTTGGCAATGGCCAGAAAAATGGAGCAGCTGACATCAATTCTGTCCTATCACAGCTTCAGACAAATTTAGCACCCATGTTTAATGCACAACAAGTTTGGAACAACCTCACAACAGGGAGCAACTTAACTGCCATGCAGCTACAAACTCTGCAACTGCAGCAGCAGCTTCTGCAACAAATTCAGCAACTTCAGGGCATGCAGTCTCTGATTAGCCAGTTTAGTGCTAATGACGGGAGTAAGCTTCCTCCACATTTCCAAATGGAGGTGGACAGGAAGGACAGCAATGCATTGTCGATGGTCACCATGGTCAATGATGTCTCCACCACAACACAATCGCCTCCCTTACAGAGTCAGGAAAATGATGAAGACCCCAACTTAGAATTGAGTTCAGAGGTTACAAGTACACATGCTGGAAATACTGAATCAGAAAATGTGGACAGCACTGAAAGTGAGGCATCACAGAGTGCAGAAACAGAGGTCAAGAGGTCAGACACTGAGATGTATGTGGACTCTGAAGTATCTTCAGAGAAGGAGTCTGAGAGGCAACAAGCAGCACTAGAAAATATGGCTGTGGTAGATGAAGATATGGAGAGTTCAGATACCCAGCATTCAAGTATGGAACAAGAAAGTGACAGTGTTTCCACGAGATTCTCAAAGAAATATGATGAACAATATTCACAACAGTGTACAGATGGAGGTGATATGAGAATTAACAGTAGCACAGAGACAAAGATAGAAACAGTGCATCCAAATGAAACCGATTCTGACACTAGCATAATCACCGAAACGTTTGGTAAAGAGAGGTTAAAACGTAACAAAAGAGAGAGTGTTGCAGAAGTAGAATGTGCTTTCGAGAAGAAAAATGATGAAGACACTGAAAAGAAAGTCATTAGTTACAAGGAACAGAATGTTTTCATTAGCGATGACTGTGTGTGTGTACCGGACTCCAGTCAGACGGGGGAGAACTGCGGTAAACAGTCCTTTGATACCCCATGGGTGACCAGCAGTACAAAGCATTCCAAAAACATAGCAGAATCCATGACTGATTCCCAAACTGCTAGGCGAGAAG TTGTTGTTCATTTTAGAGGATACCAACTTACCTAA